In a single window of the Thermogemmatispora onikobensis genome:
- the leuB gene encoding 3-isopropylmalate dehydrogenase, with translation MGTYKIAVLPGDGIGPEVTTQALRVLERVGARFGHTFQTTQALVGAAAIEAEGDAISDATMALCQESDAILFGAVGGVSRYEGPNSKVQPERALFRLRKELELFANLRPVRPFKALLNASTLKPSILEGTDLLVVRELTGGIYFGKPSEIRQTPHGLEAIDTLLYSEGEIERIVRTAFELARGRSKKKVTSVDKANVLSSSRLWRRVAERVAADYPDIAFEHLLVDACAMHLIRRPASFDVIVTENMFGDILTDEASMLAGSMGMLPSASLGTRRTAHGTFGLYEPIHGSAPDIAGQHKANPIASILSLAMLLRHSLGLEREAQAVEQAVEHVIDAGYRTEDLQEEGKTIVRTEEMGSLIAEAVTATLS, from the coding sequence TCCTGCCAGGCGATGGTATCGGCCCCGAGGTGACCACCCAGGCTCTGCGCGTGCTGGAACGGGTCGGTGCCCGCTTTGGCCACACTTTCCAGACCACCCAGGCCCTCGTTGGAGCCGCCGCCATTGAGGCCGAGGGCGACGCCATTTCCGATGCGACCATGGCCCTCTGTCAAGAGAGCGATGCCATCCTCTTCGGCGCGGTGGGAGGCGTCTCTCGCTACGAAGGCCCCAACTCCAAGGTCCAGCCCGAGCGCGCCCTCTTCCGCCTGCGCAAAGAGCTGGAATTGTTTGCGAATCTGCGTCCGGTGCGCCCGTTTAAGGCGCTACTGAATGCCTCAACACTGAAGCCTTCGATCCTTGAGGGGACCGACCTGCTGGTCGTGCGCGAACTCACGGGCGGTATCTATTTCGGCAAGCCCAGCGAGATCCGCCAGACTCCCCACGGCCTGGAGGCCATCGATACGCTGCTTTACAGTGAGGGGGAGATTGAGCGTATTGTACGTACGGCCTTCGAGTTGGCCCGGGGCCGTTCCAAAAAGAAGGTCACTTCGGTTGATAAAGCCAACGTGCTCAGTTCTTCGCGCCTCTGGCGCCGCGTGGCCGAACGTGTCGCCGCCGACTATCCCGACATCGCCTTTGAGCATCTGCTGGTCGATGCCTGCGCGATGCATCTGATCCGCCGCCCTGCCAGCTTCGATGTGATCGTTACGGAAAATATGTTTGGCGATATTTTGACCGATGAGGCCTCCATGCTCGCTGGTTCTATGGGCATGCTTCCGTCGGCAAGCCTGGGAACACGGCGGACAGCACACGGAACTTTCGGCCTCTACGAACCGATCCACGGCTCAGCCCCCGATATCGCCGGCCAGCATAAGGCTAATCCAATCGCTTCGATCCTCTCGCTGGCGATGTTGCTGCGCCACTCCCTGGGTCTGGAGAGGGAGGCTCAGGCAGTTGAGCAGGCCGTGGAGCATGTGATTGATGCTGGCTATCGGACCGAAGATCTGCAGGAAGAGGGAAAAACCATCGTCAGGACCGAGGAGATGGGAAGCCTGATCGCCGAGGCCGTTACGGCGACTTTATCCTGA